In Hydrogenothermus marinus, a single window of DNA contains:
- a CDS encoding peptidylprolyl isomerase translates to MNNLVKYLLILIVGINFVSYAKDNIKLYDKIVIIVNNRPVLKSEIDLAKKWYNLKDDKEAAKKLIDSILLYQEAKKHHIQVYPQEVDSAILRIAKLNGINSIDNFKKFLEKEDIAYNEFYDLVKREITIQKYIQFVIKPKILENIKEANEETYRKVRIIYLSKKDKDFEEKYQFLKKKLTVANFSDLAKKYSDDPITKKDGGLLGFVKKGELLKQLDEKVWSIKPKQIAEVNTKDGIYFVLVEKEEKKFVPKDVDIDKIKQKLNEELKLQLKKLKEKAVIQYLDKSLKG, encoded by the coding sequence ATGAACAATCTTGTTAAATATTTATTAATACTAATAGTTGGAATAAATTTTGTATCATATGCAAAAGATAATATAAAGCTTTATGACAAAATAGTAATAATAGTTAACAATAGGCCTGTATTAAAATCAGAAATAGACCTTGCAAAAAAATGGTATAACTTAAAAGATGATAAAGAAGCTGCTAAAAAATTAATAGACAGTATTCTTTTATATCAAGAAGCAAAAAAACATCATATACAAGTTTATCCTCAAGAAGTTGATTCAGCTATTTTAAGAATAGCAAAGTTAAACGGTATAAATTCCATAGATAATTTTAAAAAATTTTTAGAAAAAGAAGATATAGCTTACAATGAATTTTATGATCTTGTTAAAAGAGAAATAACAATTCAAAAATATATTCAGTTTGTTATAAAACCAAAAATTTTAGAAAATATAAAAGAAGCAAATGAGGAAACATATAGAAAAGTAAGAATAATATATTTAAGTAAAAAAGATAAAGATTTTGAAGAAAAATATCAGTTTTTAAAGAAAAAACTAACCGTTGCTAATTTTTCAGATTTAGCAAAAAAATACTCAGATGATCCTATAACCAAAAAAGATGGAGGACTTCTTGGATTTGTTAAAAAAGGAGAACTATTAAAACAGCTTGATGAAAAAGTTTGGAGTATAAAGCCAAAACAGATAGCAGAAGTTAACACAAAAGATGGAATTTATTTTGTATTAGTTGAAAAAGAAGAGAAAAAATTTGTTCCAAAAGATGTAGATATAGACAAGATAAAACAAAAGCTAAATGAAGAACTGAAACTACAATTAAAAAAATTAAAAGAAAAAGCTGTTATACAATATTTAGATAAATCCTTAAAAGGTTAG
- the glmU gene encoding bifunctional UDP-N-acetylglucosamine diphosphorylase/glucosamine-1-phosphate N-acetyltransferase GlmU: MRLKAVILAAGKGTRFKSEKPKVLHKILGKPMIFYVKSAVEWVNPEEIIFIVGHKKDEVIKEINCDSCKFVEQKHQLGTGHAVIQAIKYFKDFDGYILIINGDTPLIKGETLKEAINYLQALINYEGRNIKDKNYQNKEIAGLILTATVENPYGYGRIVKEKAGVVEKIVEEKDASFTEKQIKEVNSGIYIVYAPYLKEALEKLNNNNAQKEYYLTDIVKILKEEDKKFYTFNVGDPTQILGVNDRWQLSQAENILKNQFIYFWALNGTTFHNPETIYIEFDATFGKDIEIFQGCSIKGNTEIDDGTIIYENCVIKNCKIGKNVKIYPNTVIEDSIIEDNAEIGPFARIRNNTVIGKNVSIGNFVEIKNSTVGENTTAKHLTYLGDAEIGKNVNIGAGTITCNYDGVKKHKTVIKDNAFIGSDTMLVAPIIIGENAYTGSGSVITKDVPDNALAVERTPLKIIENYSKRKKNKDEQSC; this comes from the coding sequence ATGAGGCTAAAAGCTGTAATTCTTGCAGCAGGAAAAGGAACCAGATTTAAGTCAGAAAAACCAAAAGTTTTACATAAAATACTTGGAAAACCTATGATTTTTTATGTTAAATCAGCAGTAGAATGGGTAAATCCAGAAGAAATTATTTTTATAGTTGGACATAAAAAAGATGAAGTTATAAAAGAGATAAACTGTGATTCTTGTAAATTTGTAGAACAAAAACATCAGCTTGGGACAGGACATGCAGTAATTCAAGCAATAAAGTATTTTAAAGATTTTGATGGATATATACTTATAATAAATGGAGATACGCCTTTAATAAAAGGAGAGACTTTAAAAGAGGCAATAAACTATCTACAAGCTCTTATAAATTACGAAGGAAGAAATATAAAAGATAAAAATTATCAAAATAAAGAGATTGCTGGACTAATATTAACTGCTACTGTAGAAAATCCATATGGATATGGAAGAATAGTAAAAGAAAAAGCTGGAGTTGTAGAAAAAATAGTTGAAGAAAAAGATGCATCATTTACAGAAAAACAGATAAAGGAAGTAAATTCAGGGATATATATAGTTTATGCACCATATTTAAAAGAAGCTTTAGAAAAACTAAATAACAATAATGCTCAAAAAGAGTACTATTTAACTGATATTGTTAAAATTTTAAAAGAAGAAGATAAAAAGTTTTATACTTTCAATGTTGGAGATCCAACTCAGATATTAGGAGTAAATGATAGATGGCAACTTTCTCAGGCAGAAAATATACTAAAAAATCAGTTTATCTATTTTTGGGCTTTAAATGGTACTACCTTTCATAATCCTGAAACTATTTATATAGAGTTTGATGCTACTTTTGGAAAAGATATAGAGATTTTTCAAGGCTGTTCTATAAAAGGAAATACAGAAATAGATGATGGAACTATTATTTATGAAAACTGTGTAATAAAAAACTGCAAAATAGGAAAAAATGTAAAGATCTATCCAAATACAGTAATTGAAGATAGCATAATAGAAGATAATGCAGAAATAGGACCTTTTGCAAGAATTAGAAATAATACAGTTATAGGAAAAAATGTATCTATTGGAAATTTTGTAGAGATTAAAAACTCTACGGTTGGAGAAAACACTACAGCAAAACATTTAACATATCTTGGAGATGCAGAAATAGGAAAAAATGTAAATATTGGAGCTGGAACAATAACCTGTAATTATGATGGAGTAAAAAAACATAAAACAGTTATAAAAGATAACGCATTTATAGGAAGTGATACAATGCTTGTTGCACCAATTATTATTGGAGAAAATGCTTATACCGGTTCAGGTTCAGTAATTACTAAAGATGTTCCTGATAATGCTTTAGCAGTAGAAAGAACACCGCTTAAAATAATAGAAAATTACTCAAAGAGGAAGAAAAATAAAGATGAACAATCTTGTTAA
- the hisG gene encoding ATP phosphoribosyltransferase, with translation MERIIIAVPKGRLFGQTIEILKKADILKEEVKPESRKLTVESEDFIFLLVRAKDVPTYVEYGVADIGVAGDDVLLEKNPDVYIPTDLKIGACRIVVAGLPESKEKYSHNLTEIKVATKYPKIAENFFKEKGINASIIELYGSVELAPILGLTDYIVDIVETGTTLRENGLVVIDDIRPSSAKLIINRASYKTNNEKISEFINKLEKVL, from the coding sequence ATGGAGAGAATAATAATAGCAGTTCCAAAAGGAAGATTATTTGGACAGACAATAGAAATTTTAAAAAAAGCAGATATTCTTAAAGAAGAAGTAAAACCGGAAAGTAGAAAACTTACAGTCGAATCAGAAGATTTCATTTTTTTACTTGTAAGAGCTAAGGATGTTCCTACTTATGTTGAGTATGGAGTTGCAGATATTGGGGTTGCAGGGGATGATGTTTTACTTGAGAAAAATCCAGATGTTTATATTCCTACGGATTTAAAAATAGGAGCTTGTAGAATTGTTGTGGCAGGGCTTCCAGAAAGTAAAGAAAAATATAGTCATAATTTAACAGAAATAAAAGTTGCTACTAAGTATCCAAAAATTGCAGAAAATTTCTTTAAAGAAAAAGGGATAAATGCTTCTATTATAGAGCTTTATGGCTCAGTAGAACTTGCACCAATTCTTGGACTTACAGATTATATTGTAGATATTGTAGAAACAGGAACAACATTAAGAGAAAATGGCCTTGTTGTAATTGATGATATTAGACCATCTTCTGCAAAACTTATAATAAATAGGGCAAGTTATAAAACTAATAATGAAAAAATATCTGAGTTTATAAATAAACTTGAGAAGGTATTATAA
- the minE gene encoding cell division topological specificity factor MinE: MGLFDFFTKKNTSSEVAKKRLQMVLEYERKGLPPNFASILQEDLKGLFKKYPQFDSNNVEVELKEENGKDQLWISIPFKG, translated from the coding sequence ATGGGTTTGTTTGATTTTTTTACTAAAAAAAATACTTCTTCAGAAGTTGCAAAAAAAAGACTTCAGATGGTTTTAGAATATGAGAGAAAAGGTCTACCTCCTAATTTTGCCAGTATTTTACAAGAGGATTTGAAAGGATTATTTAAAAAATATCCTCAATTTGATTCTAATAATGTGGAAGTTGAGCTAAAAGAAGAAAATGGTAAAGATCAACTTTGGATAAGTATTCCATTTAAAGGATAG
- the minD gene encoding septum site-determining protein MinD yields MARVIVVTSGKGGVGKTTITANIATALARLGKKVLTIDADIGLRNLDMILGLENRIVYDIVDVVEGRVPPEKAFVKDKRGLSLYLLPAAQTKDKDAVKPDQMVDIVETVKEKFDYIFIDSPAGIEGGFKTAAAPAEEALIVTNPEVSSVRDADRIIGLLESMEKQKMNLVINRIKLHQVKKGEMLSVEDIEEILQIPKIGIIPDEEKMVDFTNKGEPIVLEEGYKAGQALRNVARRLEGENIPFNELEEKKGILGWLLGR; encoded by the coding sequence ATGGCACGAGTTATAGTTGTAACTTCAGGTAAAGGCGGAGTAGGAAAAACAACAATAACAGCAAATATAGCAACTGCTCTAGCCAGACTTGGTAAAAAGGTTCTTACAATAGACGCAGATATAGGTCTTAGAAATCTTGATATGATTTTAGGTCTTGAAAATAGAATTGTTTATGACATAGTAGATGTTGTTGAAGGAAGAGTTCCTCCAGAAAAAGCCTTTGTTAAAGATAAAAGAGGACTTTCTCTTTATCTACTTCCTGCGGCTCAAACAAAAGATAAAGATGCAGTAAAACCAGATCAAATGGTAGATATAGTTGAAACTGTAAAAGAAAAATTTGATTATATTTTTATAGATTCTCCTGCAGGAATTGAAGGTGGCTTTAAAACTGCAGCAGCTCCTGCAGAGGAAGCTTTAATAGTAACAAATCCAGAAGTATCCTCTGTAAGAGATGCAGATAGAATAATAGGTTTATTAGAATCTATGGAAAAACAAAAAATGAATCTTGTTATTAATAGAATAAAACTCCATCAAGTCAAAAAAGGAGAAATGTTATCAGTTGAAGATATAGAAGAAATACTTCAAATACCAAAAATAGGTATAATTCCTGATGAAGAAAAAATGGTTGATTTTACAAATAAAGGCGAGCCAATAGTACTTGAAGAAGGTTATAAAGCTGGACAAGCTTTAAGAAATGTTGCTAGAAGACTAGAAGGTGAGAATATACCATTTAATGAATTAGAAGAAAAAAAAGGTATTCTTGGCTGGCTTTTGGGGAGGTAG
- the minC gene encoding septum site-determining protein MinC: protein MGLELKGITVPALLIKLDKEKSFEENLKELEEKLSSAFFENSYAVIDYQDLNLTKEQIDKLEDILKKYNSKILGYKFHKTEKDNNRKEINKIIEKKALKIVNKTVRSGQRIEYDGDILILGDVNPDAYIIASGNVIVMGKLRGIVHAGANGDETAIVLALKLMPQQLRIASFFSRSPDVIEEPEYPEKAYIEDNQIYIEKI, encoded by the coding sequence TTGGGACTTGAGTTAAAAGGTATTACTGTACCTGCTCTTTTAATAAAATTAGATAAAGAAAAAAGTTTTGAAGAAAATTTAAAAGAATTAGAAGAAAAGCTTTCTTCTGCTTTTTTTGAAAATTCTTATGCAGTAATAGATTATCAAGATTTAAACTTAACAAAAGAGCAAATTGATAAATTAGAAGATATTTTAAAAAAATATAATTCTAAAATACTTGGGTATAAGTTCCATAAAACAGAAAAAGATAATAATAGAAAAGAAATAAATAAAATAATTGAAAAAAAAGCTCTAAAAATAGTTAATAAAACAGTAAGAAGTGGACAAAGAATAGAATATGATGGAGATATTCTCATACTTGGAGATGTAAATCCTGATGCTTATATAATAGCTTCAGGTAATGTTATAGTTATGGGTAAACTAAGAGGTATAGTTCATGCAGGAGCAAATGGAGATGAAACTGCTATTGTTCTTGCTTTAAAGCTTATGCCACAGCAACTTAGAATAGCAAGCTTTTTTTCTCGCTCTCCAGATGTTATAGAAGAACCTGAGTATCCCGAAAAAGCATATATAGAAGATAATCAGATATATATTGAAAAAATATAA
- the lysA gene encoding diaminopimelate decarboxylase encodes MENFNEYFRYKDGKLYCEEVPLEKIAEKVGTPFYVYSKTAIEDKINQYKEAFKDYPTLICYAVKANSNLSILKIIEKNDIGVDIVSGGELFKAREAGIPPNKIVYAGVGKTDFELSYAVREEILAFNVESFQELEVIDKIAKDRKKKARISIRVNPDVNPKTHPYISTGLRASKFGIDINEALDAYRYASKLENLEIVGVHCHIGSQIMDISPYKEAVEKVAELVFDLKKEGIELQYFDIGGGLGIKYKPEDKPPHPKELADIVIPIVKQTGLKLIIEPGRSLIGEAGALVSQVIFTKNKKDKHFIIVDSGMNDLLRPAMYNAYHHILPVNKKDKKVVADIVGPICETGDFFALDREIDDLQRGDYLAVMSAGAYGSSMSSNYNVRPRAAEVLVEKDKFNIIREREDYNYLIIPEEKGEI; translated from the coding sequence ATGGAAAATTTTAACGAATATTTTAGATATAAAGATGGAAAACTTTATTGTGAAGAAGTACCTTTAGAAAAAATTGCCGAAAAAGTAGGTACTCCTTTTTATGTTTATAGTAAAACAGCTATAGAAGATAAAATTAATCAGTATAAAGAAGCTTTTAAAGATTATCCAACTTTAATCTGTTATGCAGTTAAAGCAAATTCTAATTTGTCTATTCTCAAAATAATAGAAAAAAATGATATTGGAGTAGATATTGTTTCTGGAGGAGAGTTATTTAAAGCAAGAGAAGCAGGAATTCCTCCAAATAAAATAGTATATGCAGGAGTTGGAAAAACAGATTTTGAACTTTCTTATGCTGTAAGAGAAGAGATTTTAGCTTTTAATGTTGAAAGCTTTCAAGAGTTAGAAGTAATTGATAAAATAGCAAAAGATAGAAAAAAGAAAGCAAGAATATCTATAAGAGTAAATCCAGATGTTAATCCTAAAACTCATCCTTATATATCAACAGGATTAAGGGCAAGTAAATTTGGAATAGATATAAATGAAGCTTTAGATGCATACAGATATGCCTCAAAGCTAGAAAATTTAGAGATTGTAGGAGTTCATTGTCATATTGGTTCTCAGATAATGGATATATCTCCTTATAAAGAAGCAGTTGAAAAAGTAGCAGAATTAGTATTTGATCTAAAAAAGGAAGGAATAGAACTACAATATTTTGATATAGGAGGTGGCTTAGGTATTAAATATAAGCCTGAAGATAAACCTCCTCATCCAAAAGAACTTGCAGATATTGTAATTCCAATCGTAAAACAGACAGGATTAAAACTAATAATAGAACCGGGAAGATCTTTAATTGGAGAAGCGGGAGCATTAGTATCTCAAGTTATTTTTACAAAAAATAAAAAAGATAAGCATTTTATAATTGTTGATAGTGGAATGAATGATCTTTTAAGGCCTGCCATGTATAATGCCTATCATCATATATTACCAGTCAATAAAAAAGATAAAAAAGTAGTTGCTGATATTGTAGGACCTATATGTGAAACAGGAGATTTTTTTGCTCTTGATAGAGAAATAGACGATTTACAAAGAGGTGATTATTTAGCTGTAATGAGTGCAGGGGCATATGGATCTTCCATGTCTTCTAATTATAATGTAAGACCAAGAGCTGCTGAAGTATTAGTTGAAAAAGATAAGTTTAATATAATAAGAGAAAGGGAAGATTATAATTATTTAATAATTCCTGAAGAAAAAGGAGAAATATAA
- the purD gene encoding phosphoribosylamine--glycine ligase, whose amino-acid sequence MKVLVVGNGGREHALAWKIKQSPVVDRLYVARGNAGIWQIAEKVDISPTDIPALVKFAKEEKIDLTVVGPEQPLSEGIVDVFEEENLKIFGHRKSSAILEASKVFAKNFMKKYGIPTAFYETFDNEKDAIDFVKKQQMPIVIKADGLAAGKGVIIANTLDEAIQTIKDMFRGKFGEASKRIVIEEFLDGEEASYIAMVKGEKLVPMATSQDHKRVFDGDKGPNTGGMGAYSPAPIVDEKIEQEILEKIMYPTLKGMKKEGRELCGFLYAGLMIGSKGINVLEFNVRMGDPETQPIMRRLESDLVQHILDILDGNIDKVKPKWSNKYSIGVVMASKGYPGKYEKGFEITGIEEAEKDPDIVVFHSGTDIKDGKLVTNGGRVLTVTAVAETLKKAKEKVYKAVEKIHFKGAHYRKDIGDKGIKRLENI is encoded by the coding sequence ATGAAAGTTCTAGTTGTAGGTAATGGTGGTAGAGAACATGCATTAGCTTGGAAGATAAAACAAAGTCCAGTTGTAGATAGATTATATGTTGCAAGAGGAAATGCAGGTATATGGCAGATAGCAGAAAAAGTAGATATATCTCCGACAGATATACCAGCTTTAGTAAAATTTGCTAAAGAAGAAAAAATAGATTTAACAGTCGTTGGGCCAGAACAACCTCTTTCAGAAGGTATAGTTGATGTATTTGAGGAAGAAAATTTAAAAATATTTGGACATAGAAAATCTTCTGCAATTCTTGAAGCTTCCAAAGTATTTGCAAAAAACTTTATGAAAAAGTATGGGATACCTACTGCCTTTTATGAAACTTTTGACAATGAAAAAGATGCTATAGATTTTGTAAAAAAACAGCAAATGCCAATAGTAATAAAAGCTGATGGTCTTGCAGCAGGAAAAGGAGTAATAATAGCTAATACCTTAGATGAAGCTATCCAAACTATAAAAGATATGTTTAGAGGAAAATTTGGAGAAGCCTCAAAAAGAATAGTTATAGAAGAGTTTTTAGACGGTGAAGAAGCATCTTATATTGCTATGGTAAAAGGCGAAAAACTTGTTCCTATGGCAACTTCTCAAGATCATAAAAGAGTTTTTGATGGAGATAAAGGTCCAAATACTGGTGGAATGGGAGCATATTCACCAGCACCTATAGTAGATGAAAAGATTGAACAAGAGATTCTTGAAAAGATTATGTATCCTACTTTAAAAGGTATGAAAAAAGAAGGTAGGGAACTTTGCGGATTTTTATATGCAGGTCTTATGATAGGAAGTAAAGGAATAAATGTTTTAGAATTCAATGTAAGAATGGGTGATCCTGAAACTCAACCTATAATGAGAAGATTAGAATCAGATTTAGTTCAACATATTCTTGATATATTAGATGGAAATATTGACAAGGTAAAACCAAAATGGAGTAATAAATACTCTATTGGTGTTGTAATGGCATCAAAAGGATATCCAGGAAAGTATGAAAAAGGATTTGAGATAACAGGCATAGAAGAGGCAGAAAAAGATCCAGATATAGTTGTTTTCCATTCAGGAACAGATATAAAAGATGGCAAATTAGTAACAAATGGTGGTAGAGTTTTAACAGTTACTGCAGTAGCAGAAACATTAAAAAAAGCTAAAGAAAAGGTTTATAAGGCAGTAGAAAAAATACATTTTAAAGGAGCTCATTATAGAAAAGATATTGGAGATAAAGGTATAAAAAGGTTAGAAAATATATAA
- the sdhA gene encoding succinate dehydrogenase flavoprotein subunit: MLSYDVLIVGAGGGGLMAALEANKNKNVKVGVITKVYPTRSHTGAAQGGINAALANVDPSDSPEVHAFDTVKGSDYLGDQDAIEFMCEEAPKRIYELEHMGVPFSRLPDGRIAQRPFGGAGFPRTCYAADKTGHVMLHTMYEQCLKNGVEFLNEWYVKELLIDNNEAKGVIAIDIRNGEVHVIKAKAIIFATGGYARVYWVRNSNAIGSTGDGIAIAYRAGIPIKDIEFVQFHPTGLRSTGILVTEGARGEGGYLINNKGERFMKNYAPNKMELAPRDMVARAIETEILEGRGWGEGMNAYVHLDLRHLGAAKIKERLPQIRMLAIDFEGIDPIEEPIPVRPTAHYSMGGIHVEDYKTSMTPVKGVYAVGECACVSVHGANRLGGNSLLDIVVFGKPAGAAAAEYAENIPEDTSYNYKAEEERARKEIEELLKKEGTENINDIRTEMAQTMWDKVGIFREEKPMQEAIEKIKELKERYKNLAPGDSSKLFNTALINYLELGNLLDLAEAIAVTAEMRKESRGAHARRDYPERDDENFLKHSLAYYTEDGPKVEYTEVRITKYQPQERKY, from the coding sequence ATGTTAAGTTATGATGTTTTAATTGTTGGAGCTGGTGGTGGTGGTTTAATGGCTGCTTTAGAAGCAAATAAAAACAAAAATGTAAAAGTTGGAGTAATAACAAAAGTTTATCCTACTAGATCCCATACAGGTGCAGCACAAGGTGGAATAAATGCTGCATTAGCGAATGTTGATCCATCTGACAGTCCAGAAGTTCACGCATTTGATACAGTTAAAGGTTCAGACTATCTTGGAGATCAAGATGCAATAGAATTTATGTGTGAAGAAGCACCAAAAAGAATATATGAACTTGAGCATATGGGAGTTCCTTTTTCAAGACTTCCAGACGGAAGAATAGCTCAAAGACCTTTTGGTGGTGCAGGTTTCCCAAGAACATGTTATGCAGCAGATAAAACTGGACACGTTATGCTTCACACAATGTATGAGCAATGTTTAAAAAATGGTGTTGAGTTTTTAAACGAATGGTATGTTAAAGAGCTTTTAATTGACAATAATGAAGCAAAAGGTGTTATTGCTATAGATATAAGAAATGGAGAAGTTCATGTAATAAAAGCTAAAGCTATAATATTTGCAACAGGTGGATATGCAAGAGTTTACTGGGTAAGAAACTCAAATGCAATTGGCTCTACAGGTGATGGTATTGCAATAGCTTATAGAGCTGGAATTCCAATAAAAGATATAGAATTTGTTCAGTTTCATCCTACAGGATTAAGATCAACAGGAATCCTTGTTACAGAAGGAGCAAGAGGAGAAGGTGGATATCTTATAAATAACAAAGGTGAAAGATTTATGAAAAATTATGCTCCAAATAAAATGGAGCTTGCTCCAAGAGATATGGTTGCAAGAGCTATAGAGACAGAAATCCTTGAAGGTAGAGGATGGGGAGAAGGAATGAATGCTTATGTTCATCTTGATCTTAGACATCTTGGAGCCGCTAAAATTAAAGAAAGACTTCCACAGATTAGAATGCTTGCAATAGATTTTGAAGGTATTGATCCTATAGAAGAACCTATCCCAGTAAGACCGACTGCTCATTATTCAATGGGTGGAATTCATGTTGAAGACTATAAAACTTCTATGACTCCTGTTAAAGGGGTATATGCAGTTGGAGAGTGTGCTTGTGTTTCTGTTCATGGAGCAAATAGACTTGGTGGAAACTCTTTACTTGATATTGTTGTATTTGGAAAACCTGCAGGAGCAGCAGCTGCAGAATATGCAGAGAATATACCTGAAGATACTTCATATAACTATAAAGCTGAAGAAGAAAGAGCAAGAAAAGAGATAGAAGAACTTCTAAAGAAAGAAGGAACAGAAAATATAAATGATATAAGAACAGAAATGGCTCAAACAATGTGGGATAAAGTAGGAATATTTAGAGAAGAAAAACCAATGCAAGAAGCTATTGAAAAAATAAAAGAATTAAAAGAAAGATATAAAAATCTTGCACCAGGAGATAGTAGCAAACTATTTAACACTGCTTTAATAAACTATCTGGAGCTTGGAAATCTATTAGATTTAGCAGAAGCAATAGCTGTAACTGCAGAAATGAGAAAAGAGTCAAGAGGAGCTCATGCAAGAAGAGATTATCCTGAAAGAGATGACGAAAACTTCCTTAAACATTCTTTAGCATATTACACTGAAGATGGACCAAAAGTAGAATATACAGAAGTAAGAATTACTAAATATCAACCACAAGAAAGAAAATACTAA
- a CDS encoding MFS transporter — MNKNILSWALFDFAETIFSANIISVFFPLIIVSYFGGKSYHYSFTYSLSIVFAIFIGLILGKFADKHGLKLKIFKISILAIFSLLVALSFANNLIYALFIFFILNISYQTALIFYNSILNNLSKKNNISFISGLGVGIGYIGGILALVITNLTQKEPHNILMFTAIIFAIFSFPSLFLLKMDIPKLNMNFSLKSLLKDKTFLLFIISIFFLTDAIHGVIIFMSLYLHKVFAFETGQVISVIALAGIFAVISAPFIGKLCDYIFNPIKSLKYIILFWFFGFLALIISNKYLIYIIGAIFGILIASSWTLLRVILIKISPSEQLSSRFAIFSASSKFASILSPLIWGIITYTFNDSIFSYKLSVLVLSVFPLIGFFIYNKFLENLGT, encoded by the coding sequence TTGAATAAAAATATTCTTTCTTGGGCTTTATTTGATTTTGCAGAGACTATATTCTCAGCGAATATAATCTCTGTATTTTTTCCTTTAATTATTGTTTCCTATTTTGGAGGAAAAAGTTATCATTACTCTTTTACTTATTCTTTATCTATAGTATTTGCTATTTTTATTGGATTAATCTTAGGTAAATTTGCTGATAAACATGGTTTAAAACTAAAAATTTTTAAAATTAGTATATTAGCTATATTTTCTTTGCTGGTAGCTTTATCTTTTGCAAATAACTTAATTTATGCTCTTTTTATATTCTTTATATTAAACATTAGCTATCAAACAGCACTTATATTTTATAACTCTATTCTTAATAATTTGTCTAAGAAAAATAATATCAGTTTTATATCTGGATTAGGAGTAGGGATAGGATATATAGGAGGTATTTTAGCTTTAGTTATTACTAATTTGACTCAAAAAGAGCCTCATAATATTCTTATGTTTACAGCTATAATTTTCGCCATATTTTCATTTCCTTCTTTATTTTTACTTAAAATGGATATTCCAAAATTAAATATGAATTTTTCCTTAAAATCTTTATTAAAAGATAAAACTTTTTTGCTTTTTATAATATCTATATTCTTTCTAACAGATGCTATTCATGGAGTTATTATATTTATGTCTCTTTATCTTCACAAAGTATTTGCTTTTGAAACAGGACAAGTTATTTCAGTAATTGCTCTTGCAGGAATTTTTGCAGTTATCTCTGCCCCATTTATTGGAAAATTATGTGATTATATTTTTAATCCTATAAAGTCTTTAAAATATATTATTCTTTTTTGGTTTTTTGGATTTTTAGCTCTTATAATTTCAAATAAATATCTAATTTATATTATAGGTGCTATTTTTGGAATTCTTATTGCATCAAGCTGGACTTTACTTAGAGTTATTTTAATAAAGATTTCTCCTTCAGAGCAACTTTCATCAAGGTTTGCCATTTTTTCAGCATCTTCAAAATTTGCAAGTATTTTATCGCCTTTAATATGGGGAATTATTACTTATACATTTAATGATTCTATTTTTTCTTATAAGTTATCAGTATTGGTTCTGTCAGTTTTTCCATTGATAGGCTTTTTTATTTATAACAAATTTTTAGAAAATCTGGGGACATAA